The Thomasclavelia ramosa DSM 1402 genome includes a region encoding these proteins:
- a CDS encoding gamma-glutamyl-gamma-aminobutyrate hydrolase family protein produces the protein MNKKILTPMRSYSQRRVYYIYREYFRMLQTANLDPIIIGPSSDDTLDFLVTHCDGLLLSGGFDIDPVLYHQVLNPLTNKEEAELEELEIKLIHKFSKAHKPILGICRGIQTINVAFNGTLIQDIPETKKYDNHLQENLEGYHHLVKTIPHTKLNKYLGNEFMTNSFHHQAIDDIAPGFVVSAITADGIIEGIEKDNIIAVQWHPEKNHDKIQADLIKLYKELLEEEK, from the coding sequence ATGAATAAAAAAATCTTAACGCCAATGCGAAGCTATTCTCAACGCAGAGTTTATTATATTTACCGTGAATATTTTAGAATGCTTCAAACTGCAAATCTAGATCCTATTATTATTGGACCGAGCAGTGATGATACACTAGATTTTTTAGTCACTCACTGTGATGGTCTATTATTAAGCGGCGGATTTGACATTGATCCCGTTTTATACCATCAAGTATTAAATCCTCTAACCAATAAAGAGGAAGCAGAATTGGAAGAATTAGAAATTAAGTTGATTCATAAGTTTTCAAAAGCTCATAAACCTATATTAGGGATTTGCCGTGGAATTCAAACTATCAATGTTGCATTTAACGGTACTTTGATTCAGGATATTCCTGAGACAAAAAAATATGATAATCATCTCCAGGAAAATTTAGAAGGATATCATCATCTCGTGAAAACTATTCCTCATACAAAACTAAATAAATATTTAGGAAATGAGTTTATGACCAATTCATTTCATCACCAGGCAATTGATGATATTGCCCCTGGCTTTGTTGTCAGTGCAATTACTGCTGATGGAATTATTGAAGGCATTGAAAAAGATAATATTATTGCTGTACAATGGCATCCGGAAAAAAATCATGATAAAATTCAAGCAGATTTAATTAAATTATATAAAGAGTTACTGGAGGAAGAAAAATGA
- a CDS encoding septation ring formation regulator EzrA yields the protein MDFLDNILKKFGTKNVIIVGVVLIVTIVILITYWMIKLRIYRKEIVVLENDMNAIKTLPIQYRLGRIKAIGKNMPDVLEKYDDFELEFNDLVNLQSNEIAPLINDIDERLFYRKLKGVRRDLNKLRQDIDNYEKRSKALLKEIEVITEIENVQRVEIIKIKEKFRLTNDEFAAVRFKIEDFVPAIPQKFADIEERFVQLEALMNSQRFDEAKVSADKIDKDIDLLSAYLRDLPTYISIVRKYIPKRLDELYRVITEMKERDFSIERLNTTVRYNKINADLENTIQAIKELNLENVGASIEVMTEDLNSLTADFEKEEAAYSRYEESRNACYKHIGHLDEGLRNTINSLGELQRNYLLSDYEITVKEDYEAFKGILDELDQLTVIIESNDFSYSVLIERFEELIDRCKPFDESLNKYIELENSLRLQEKRALDELDNINIVLLEIKSEIKNKHLPMINESYKDYIDDSYQKADEILKFIRRRPIDLERLSVQVDAARDVIYKLYDNVHNLIVTAEMVEDAIIYGNRYRSSFLEVNTELTKAELLFRNGEYTKALTTAVDIIEKINPGSYEMLINKNSAKS from the coding sequence ATGGACTTTTTAGATAATATATTAAAAAAATTTGGAACAAAAAATGTAATCATAGTAGGGGTAGTATTAATTGTAACTATTGTGATCTTAATAACATACTGGATGATTAAATTAAGAATATATCGTAAAGAAATTGTGGTTTTAGAAAATGATATGAATGCAATTAAAACTTTGCCAATTCAATACCGCTTAGGGCGGATTAAAGCAATTGGAAAAAACATGCCAGATGTTTTAGAAAAATATGATGATTTTGAACTAGAATTTAATGATTTAGTAAATCTACAAAGTAATGAAATTGCGCCATTGATCAATGATATTGATGAGCGATTGTTTTATCGAAAATTAAAAGGGGTTCGCAGAGATCTAAATAAATTAAGACAAGATATTGATAATTATGAGAAACGTTCTAAGGCGTTGCTTAAAGAAATTGAGGTGATCACTGAAATAGAAAATGTGCAACGTGTAGAAATTATTAAAATTAAAGAGAAGTTCCGTTTAACAAATGATGAATTTGCTGCTGTACGTTTTAAAATAGAAGATTTTGTACCTGCTATTCCTCAAAAATTTGCAGATATTGAAGAACGCTTTGTTCAATTAGAAGCATTGATGAATAGTCAGCGTTTTGATGAAGCTAAAGTATCAGCAGATAAAATTGATAAAGACATTGATTTATTAAGTGCTTATCTTCGTGATTTACCAACTTATATTTCAATTGTTCGAAAATATATTCCTAAGCGATTAGATGAATTATACCGTGTTATTACTGAAATGAAAGAACGTGATTTTTCAATTGAACGTCTTAATACAACAGTTCGCTATAATAAGATCAATGCTGATCTAGAAAATACGATCCAAGCTATTAAAGAGTTAAATCTAGAAAATGTTGGTGCTTCCATTGAAGTAATGACAGAAGATCTAAATTCTTTAACGGCAGACTTTGAAAAAGAGGAAGCTGCATATAGTCGCTATGAGGAATCACGTAATGCTTGTTACAAACATATTGGGCATTTAGATGAAGGCCTTCGAAATACTATTAATTCTTTAGGTGAACTTCAAAGGAATTATTTATTATCTGATTATGAAATTACTGTTAAAGAAGATTATGAGGCTTTTAAAGGGATTTTAGATGAATTAGATCAATTAACAGTAATAATTGAAAGCAATGATTTTTCATATAGTGTCTTGATTGAGCGTTTTGAAGAATTGATTGATCGTTGTAAACCTTTTGATGAGTCTTTGAATAAGTATATTGAATTAGAAAATTCTTTGAGATTACAAGAAAAACGTGCTTTAGATGAGTTAGATAATATTAATATTGTCTTACTAGAAATAAAATCGGAGATTAAAAATAAACATTTACCAATGATTAATGAATCTTATAAAGATTATATTGATGATTCTTATCAAAAAGCGGATGAAATTTTGAAATTTATCAGACGTCGACCAATTGATTTAGAGCGTCTCTCAGTTCAAGTTGATGCTGCACGAGATGTAATCTATAAATTATATGATAATGTTCATAATTTGATTGTTACTGCAGAAATGGTTGAAGATGCAATTATTTATGGTAATCGTTATCGTAGTTCTTTTTTAGAAGTTAACACAGAATTAACTAAAGCAGAGCTGTTATTTAGAAATGGTGAATATACTAAAGCTTTGACTACTGCAGTAGATATTATTGAAAAAATCAATCCTGGATCATATGAGATGTTGATTAATAAAAATAGTGCAAAATCATAA
- a CDS encoding acetyltransferase — protein sequence MKKLLIWGAGDQGLVTLECALAMNAYEQIDFLEIKEKGSRKIINHTVFKESEFDKVVKLYDEVIVATGSNDLREEKIKMLLAFGIPLATIVHPTALISSSAKIGSGTTILANVIININTKVGIGCIVNNGAIIEHDCMVGNYVNICPKFAMAGHSSIGYKSYLGIGSTVIDDIRIGNRVTVGAGAVVVSNISDNIVAIGVPAKKMLVDK from the coding sequence ATGAAAAAATTATTAATTTGGGGTGCAGGAGATCAAGGACTTGTGACTCTTGAGTGTGCTTTAGCCATGAATGCATATGAACAAATTGATTTTTTAGAAATCAAAGAAAAAGGAAGTAGAAAAATAATTAATCATACTGTATTTAAAGAAAGTGAATTCGATAAAGTAGTAAAATTATATGATGAGGTTATTGTTGCAACTGGTAGCAATGATTTACGAGAAGAAAAAATAAAAATGTTACTTGCTTTTGGTATTCCTTTAGCAACGATAGTCCATCCAACAGCTTTAATTAGTTCATCTGCAAAAATTGGTAGTGGTACAACGATATTGGCTAATGTAATAATTAATATTAATACAAAGGTCGGGATTGGCTGTATAGTCAATAATGGAGCAATTATTGAACACGATTGTATGGTAGGAAATTATGTTAATATTTGTCCTAAGTTTGCGATGGCAGGTCACAGTTCGATTGGATATAAATCTTATCTGGGAATAGGTAGTACTGTCATTGATGATATTAGAATTGGTAATCGGGTAACAGTTGGTGCTGGAGCGGTAGTTGTTTCAAACATTTCTGATAATATCGTTGCGATTGGTGTTCCAGCTAAGAAAATGCTGGTGGATAAGTAA
- the thiI gene encoding tRNA uracil 4-sulfurtransferase ThiI, which translates to MEANYILVRFGELTTKGKNRKLFTNRLLKNTKEILAEFNHLTYDLQHDRMYVVLNGTDHEAVCTKLKTVFGIYSFSVAYKMEKNLELAKQAVLQIIENNDGNTFKINTKRSDKNFPGSSQEINREIAGYVFHHTTKEIKVDVHAPAILVTVEIRYDAIYVMDNIIKGAGGYPVGVGGKALLMMSGGIDSPVAGYLTLKRGVDIECIHFAAPPYTNELAREKVFDLVDKLRHYTHGSIRVHVINFTKLQLAVYDNCDESYAMTVMRRMMYRISEKIANKNNCLALVNGESIGQVASQTLNSMQVINEVVKIPVLRPVLCLDKLEIIDIADRIDTYEISIRPHEDCCTIFTPKAPATKPKLYKAEIFESGFDFETLIDECVETAEIITVDHNYKKNDDIF; encoded by the coding sequence ATGGAAGCAAATTATATTTTAGTACGTTTTGGTGAATTAACAACAAAAGGTAAAAACCGTAAATTATTTACGAATCGTCTTTTAAAAAATACTAAGGAGATATTAGCAGAATTTAATCATTTAACATATGATTTACAACATGATCGTATGTATGTTGTTCTAAATGGTACTGATCATGAAGCTGTATGTACGAAATTGAAAACAGTATTTGGAATCTATTCTTTTTCAGTAGCATATAAAATGGAAAAAAATCTCGAATTAGCTAAACAAGCGGTTTTACAAATAATTGAAAACAATGATGGGAATACGTTTAAGATTAATACTAAACGTTCAGATAAGAATTTCCCTGGAAGTTCTCAAGAAATTAATCGTGAAATTGCAGGATATGTATTTCATCACACTACAAAAGAAATAAAAGTTGATGTCCATGCTCCAGCAATTTTAGTAACAGTTGAAATTCGTTATGACGCGATATATGTAATGGATAATATTATTAAAGGAGCAGGTGGGTATCCAGTTGGAGTTGGTGGAAAAGCATTATTGATGATGTCAGGAGGAATTGATTCACCAGTAGCTGGATATTTAACATTAAAACGCGGTGTAGATATTGAGTGCATCCATTTTGCTGCACCACCTTATACTAATGAATTGGCACGAGAAAAAGTTTTTGATTTAGTTGATAAATTACGTCATTATACTCACGGTTCAATTAGAGTTCATGTAATTAATTTTACAAAATTGCAATTAGCTGTTTATGATAATTGTGACGAAAGTTATGCAATGACAGTCATGAGAAGGATGATGTATCGTATTAGTGAAAAAATTGCTAATAAAAATAATTGTCTTGCATTAGTCAATGGTGAAAGCATTGGACAGGTTGCTTCACAAACTTTAAATAGTATGCAGGTAATCAATGAAGTTGTTAAGATTCCAGTACTAAGACCAGTATTATGTCTTGATAAATTAGAAATTATTGATATTGCTGATAGGATCGATACTTATGAAATTTCGATTCGCCCTCATGAAGATTGCTGTACTATTTTTACACCTAAAGCTCCGGCAACTAAGCCTAAGTTATATAAAGCGGAAATATTTGAGTCTGGGTTTGATTTTGAAACTTTGATTGATGAATGTGTAGAAACTGCTGAAATTATTACAGTCGATCACAATTATAAGAAAAACGACGATATTTTTTAA
- a CDS encoding alpha/beta-type small acid-soluble spore protein codes for MSQSNSSRNKLVVPGAKNAIDQMKYEIANEFGVNLGPDTTARDNGSVGGEITKRLVAMGQAQMSSSNKYNQSK; via the coding sequence ATGTCACAAAGTAACTCTAGTAGAAACAAATTAGTTGTTCCTGGAGCTAAAAATGCAATCGATCAAATGAAGTATGAGATTGCTAACGAATTTGGCGTTAATTTAGGTCCTGATACAACTGCTCGTGATAACGGTTCAGTAGGTGGCGAAATCACAAAACGATTAGTCGCTATGGGTCAAGCACAAATGAGCTCATCAAACAAATACAATCAATCTAAATAA
- a CDS encoding alpha/beta-type small acid-soluble spore protein: MSQNNSSRNKLVVPGAQNAIDQMKYEIANEFGVNLGPDTTARANGSVGGEITKRLVEMGQSQMSSSNNYNQSK; the protein is encoded by the coding sequence ATGTCACAAAATAACTCTAGTAGAAACAAATTAGTTGTCCCTGGAGCTCAAAATGCAATCGATCAAATGAAGTATGAGATTGCTAACGAATTTGGCGTTAATTTAGGTCCTGATACAACTGCTCGTGCGAATGGTTCAGTAGGTGGCGAAATCACAAAAAGATTAGTCGAAATGGGTCAATCACAAATGAGTTCATCTAATAACTACAATCAATCTAAATAA
- a CDS encoding acetate/propionate family kinase, protein MVKVMAINAGSSSLKFQLINMPSEEVITSGLVERIGLDQGNFEMKYNGEKFIKECPIKDHSVAVQLLLDALVDHHVVESLGEIEACGHRVVHGGEYYNDAVKVDEEVVARVEELAELAPLHNPAHIVGYNAFKAALPEVEHVFVFDTAFHQTLDRERYLYPLPYEYYTDLKVRKYGAHGTSHKYVSQVAIDMLGNPKHSRVIVCHLGNGASISAVQDGICIDTSMGFTPLAGVMMGTRCGDVDPSIMPYLCKKLNKTPDEILDIYNKKSGMLGISGISSDSRDIENALFKNGDERALLTGLLYARIVSKYIGSYFVEMGGVDAIAFTAGVGENASYLRRLIIDNVSRALGVFLNEEENERRSKENRLISHQYSKVDVYVIPTNEEVMIARDTVRILGL, encoded by the coding sequence ATGGTTAAAGTAATGGCAATCAATGCTGGTAGTTCATCTTTAAAATTCCAGTTGATCAATATGCCTAGTGAAGAAGTAATTACATCAGGGTTAGTCGAAAGAATTGGACTAGACCAAGGTAACTTCGAAATGAAATATAATGGTGAAAAATTTATTAAAGAGTGTCCAATTAAAGACCATAGTGTTGCAGTACAATTATTATTAGATGCTTTAGTTGATCACCATGTTGTTGAAAGTTTAGGTGAAATCGAAGCTTGTGGACATCGAGTTGTCCACGGTGGCGAATATTATAACGACGCGGTTAAAGTCGACGAGGAAGTTGTTGCTCGCGTAGAAGAATTAGCTGAATTAGCGCCACTTCACAATCCAGCACATATTGTTGGATATAATGCATTTAAAGCAGCTTTACCAGAGGTTGAACATGTTTTTGTATTTGATACTGCATTTCATCAAACTCTTGATCGGGAAAGATATTTATATCCTTTACCATATGAATACTATACAGATTTAAAAGTTCGCAAATATGGTGCCCATGGAACAAGTCATAAATATGTATCTCAAGTTGCCATTGATATGTTAGGAAATCCCAAACATTCGCGAGTAATTGTTTGTCATTTAGGAAATGGTGCAAGCATTTCAGCAGTTCAGGATGGTATATGTATTGATACTTCAATGGGATTTACACCACTGGCAGGAGTAATGATGGGAACACGCTGTGGTGATGTTGATCCATCTATTATGCCGTATTTATGTAAAAAATTAAATAAAACACCTGATGAAATTTTAGATATCTATAATAAGAAATCAGGGATGTTAGGAATTTCTGGAATTTCTTCAGATTCCCGTGATATTGAAAATGCATTATTTAAGAACGGTGATGAACGTGCACTTCTTACAGGCTTGTTATATGCACGAATCGTTTCAAAATATATTGGAAGTTATTTTGTTGAAATGGGTGGTGTTGATGCTATTGCCTTTACTGCTGGAGTTGGAGAAAATGCTTCTTATCTTCGTCGTTTGATCATTGATAATGTTTCACGTGCGTTAGGCGTTTTCTTAAATGAAGAAGAAAATGAACGTCGTAGTAAAGAAAATCGTCTAATTTCCCATCAATATTCTAAAGTTGATGTTTATGTAATCCCTACTAACGAGGAAGTAATGATTGCTCGTGATACTGTAAGAATTTTAGGTTTATAA
- a CDS encoding DHH family phosphoesterase, protein MEEKIIAKIEEYDYIAIYRHVNPDFDAFGSQLGMYDMIKATYPDKKVFLCGDFSSELVKKYTVVFEHQEVDYTKDILGIVLDTANIERIDDQRYQLCKEIIKIDHHLVVDSYGTLNYEDSSASSASQLVGTIFKDTAMKITKSGAEALYLGIVGDTARFMYRNTDERTFAVAGALVQEGIDIVEIYNRIYMKKAKDLQINKFILNNHQFDGGVAYYVLSDADLKMLEISRERGSDFVNLLSGVEEYKIWMALTENVADHNWRVSLRSRDYAVNKVAEKYNGGGHMLASGAKLASLEQLGQLLQDLKEIINE, encoded by the coding sequence ATGGAAGAAAAAATAATTGCTAAAATTGAAGAATATGATTATATTGCTATTTACCGTCATGTAAATCCAGATTTTGATGCTTTTGGCAGCCAATTGGGAATGTACGATATGATTAAAGCTACTTATCCAGATAAAAAGGTTTTTTTATGTGGTGATTTCAGTTCGGAATTAGTGAAAAAATATACAGTAGTTTTTGAACATCAAGAAGTTGATTATACTAAAGATATTTTAGGAATTGTTCTTGATACTGCTAATATTGAAAGAATTGATGATCAAAGATATCAACTTTGTAAAGAAATTATTAAAATTGATCATCATTTGGTCGTAGATAGTTATGGCACTTTAAATTACGAAGATAGTAGTGCTAGTTCAGCTAGCCAATTAGTTGGAACAATTTTTAAAGATACGGCTATGAAAATTACTAAAAGTGGTGCAGAAGCTTTGTATTTGGGAATTGTTGGAGATACAGCGCGGTTTATGTATCGAAATACTGATGAACGGACTTTTGCAGTAGCTGGAGCTTTGGTTCAAGAAGGAATTGATATTGTTGAAATCTATAATCGAATTTATATGAAGAAGGCTAAGGATTTACAAATTAATAAATTTATTTTAAATAATCATCAGTTTGATGGTGGTGTTGCTTATTATGTTTTAAGTGATGCAGATTTAAAAATGTTAGAAATTAGTCGTGAAAGAGGTTCGGATTTTGTTAATTTATTATCTGGTGTAGAAGAATATAAAATTTGGATGGCTCTAACTGAAAATGTCGCTGATCATAATTGGCGTGTTAGTTTACGTTCACGTGATTACGCAGTCAATAAGGTGGCTGAAAAATATAATGGTGGTGGTCATATGCTGGCAAGTGGCGCAAAGTTAGCTTCATTAGAACAGCTTGGTCAACTGCTTCAAGATTTAAAGGAGATAATCAATGAATAA
- a CDS encoding response regulator transcription factor, giving the protein MKAKVLVVDDEKDIRELINFYLNKEGFEVLEASNGEEALEIFENEYIDLGIIDVMMPVMDGFELVENLKEFKDVPVIMLTAKGESKDKLRGFSVGADDYVVKPFDPTELMARVRAVLKRYSVNTSNIIKLNEVEFDGDKYEIRYQSEIIHLPLKQFELVFELAKHPDQIFSREQLIEKIWGMDYDGFDRTVDVHIKRIRENLGHLPGFKVVTVRGLGYKVEVE; this is encoded by the coding sequence ATGAAAGCAAAAGTACTAGTAGTTGATGATGAAAAAGATATTAGGGAATTAATTAATTTTTATTTGAATAAAGAAGGATTTGAAGTTCTGGAAGCTAGCAATGGTGAAGAGGCTTTAGAAATATTCGAAAATGAATATATTGATTTAGGAATCATTGATGTCATGATGCCAGTTATGGATGGTTTTGAACTAGTAGAAAATCTAAAGGAATTTAAAGATGTTCCAGTAATTATGTTAACAGCGAAAGGTGAAAGTAAAGATAAACTTCGCGGTTTTTCTGTTGGTGCTGATGACTATGTAGTTAAGCCATTTGATCCAACTGAATTAATGGCACGAGTGCGAGCAGTTTTAAAAAGATATAGTGTTAATACATCAAATATAATCAAATTAAATGAAGTTGAGTTTGATGGCGATAAATATGAGATACGTTATCAGAGCGAAATCATTCATTTACCGTTAAAACAATTTGAATTAGTTTTTGAGTTAGCAAAGCATCCAGATCAGATTTTTAGTCGTGAACAGTTGATTGAAAAAATTTGGGGAATGGACTATGATGGCTTTGATCGTACTGTAGATGTTCACATTAAGCGAATTAGAGAAAATCTAGGACACTTACCAGGATTTAAAGTTGTAACGGTGAGAGGACTTGGATACAAGGTTGAAGTCGAATGA
- a CDS encoding HAMP domain-containing sensor histidine kinase, whose protein sequence is MMKSIYGKLICGFLITIAFSFSVAGYVALRNNYDQIEDMAKSELSATSEYVVGILNSLDDANINDIMNKYAISSEVYITLYSPELDYYTYGENKGYFPSRETMIQYYHDENKNGRFDERKSVQTYGSKAKINGSDVYIFIQKDTSYEKGIFANSAVLILGCVFLSGNLVFLAIADIIVKPITRLTNATKELSKGNYSVRVNYVGDDEISRLNQGFNQMAQQLAKQEETRQKFISDISHEFQTPLTAIQGFANILKEEDLPKEQRQKYADIILFHSKRLSTLSKNMLQLTLLEREEVELEFTTYSIVEQLSRVISTQENQAILKDIEIQFEKPRKDIMVYGDEQRLEQVWINLISNAIKYTGEGGLITVTVKKASREVEVSIEDTGYGMSKEVVSHIFERFYREEKARSVEGNGLGLSIVKTIVDLHHGNIDVISQVDVGSTFVVKLPSERKVFDIKEKLSFNK, encoded by the coding sequence ATGATGAAATCTATTTATGGCAAGCTGATTTGCGGTTTTTTAATAACTATCGCATTTAGTTTTTCGGTTGCTGGATATGTAGCTTTACGTAATAATTATGATCAAATTGAAGATATGGCTAAGAGTGAGTTGAGTGCAACAAGTGAATATGTTGTAGGTATTTTAAATAGCCTTGATGATGCTAATATTAACGATATTATGAATAAATACGCAATTAGCTCAGAGGTTTATATAACGTTGTATTCACCAGAATTGGACTATTATACATATGGTGAAAACAAAGGATATTTTCCTAGTCGCGAGACAATGATTCAATATTATCATGATGAAAACAAAAACGGGCGTTTCGATGAGCGCAAAAGTGTGCAAACCTATGGCAGCAAGGCAAAAATCAATGGTTCTGATGTATATATATTTATTCAAAAGGATACTAGTTATGAAAAAGGAATTTTTGCTAATTCTGCTGTTTTGATTTTGGGTTGTGTCTTTTTATCAGGAAATCTAGTTTTTTTAGCGATTGCTGATATTATTGTTAAACCAATAACGAGATTAACTAACGCCACTAAAGAATTATCAAAAGGAAATTATAGTGTTCGTGTTAATTATGTGGGTGATGATGAAATTTCTCGATTGAATCAGGGATTTAATCAAATGGCACAGCAGTTAGCGAAACAAGAAGAAACAAGACAAAAGTTCATTTCTGATATTTCGCACGAATTTCAAACTCCATTGACTGCAATTCAAGGCTTTGCCAATATTTTAAAAGAGGAAGATCTTCCTAAAGAGCAGCGTCAAAAGTATGCTGATATAATCTTATTTCATTCAAAAAGGTTATCGACTCTTTCTAAGAATATGCTGCAGCTGACGTTGTTGGAACGAGAAGAGGTTGAGTTAGAATTTACAACATATTCAATTGTTGAGCAATTATCTCGGGTTATTTCTACTCAAGAAAACCAAGCAATTTTAAAGGATATAGAAATTCAATTTGAAAAACCGCGCAAAGATATTATGGTTTATGGCGATGAACAACGATTGGAACAAGTTTGGATCAATCTTATTTCAAATGCAATCAAATATACTGGTGAAGGAGGTCTTATTACAGTAACTGTTAAAAAGGCTTCTCGTGAAGTTGAAGTATCAATTGAAGATACTGGATACGGAATGTCTAAAGAAGTTGTTTCACATATATTTGAACGTTTTTATCGTGAAGAAAAAGCCCGTTCTGTAGAAGGAAATGGACTAGGGTTATCAATTGTAAAAACAATTGTAGATTTACATCATGGAAATATAGATGTTATTTCCCAGGTTGATGTTGGCTCTACTTTTGTAGTAAAATTACCAAGCGAACGAAAAGTTTTTGATATTAAAGAAAAACTATCGTTTAATAAATAA
- a CDS encoding xanthine phosphoribosyltransferase, with translation MELLKERILKDGIVIMPDILKVDSFLNHQIDPTLYRQIAQEFKTRFKDTKITKILTIEASGIGIALATAFEFDDAPVVFAKKGTAKTTSTHYYSSKVHSFTKGIDYDAIVSKKYLDKDDNILIIDDFLANGQAVLGLVDIVKQAGANIAGVGIVVEKGFQTGRQLIEEKGYRVESLAVVEAFRDGAVILK, from the coding sequence ATGGAATTACTTAAAGAGAGAATATTAAAAGACGGGATTGTAATTATGCCGGATATATTAAAAGTGGATAGTTTTTTGAATCATCAAATTGATCCTACTTTGTATCGACAAATAGCTCAAGAATTCAAAACTCGTTTTAAAGACACAAAAATTACTAAAATCTTAACAATTGAAGCTTCGGGAATTGGAATTGCTTTAGCAACAGCTTTTGAATTTGATGATGCACCTGTTGTCTTTGCAAAGAAAGGGACTGCAAAAACAACAAGTACACATTATTATAGTTCTAAAGTACATTCATTTACTAAAGGAATTGATTATGATGCGATTGTCAGTAAAAAATATTTAGATAAAGACGATAATATCTTAATTATCGACGATTTTTTAGCTAATGGTCAAGCTGTATTAGGTTTAGTTGATATTGTTAAACAAGCAGGTGCAAATATTGCTGGTGTTGGAATTGTTGTTGAAAAAGGTTTTCAAACAGGTCGCCAATTAATTGAAGAAAAAGGCTATCGTGTGGAATCGTTAGCAGTAGTAGAAGCATTTAGGGATGGTGCGGTGATCCTGAAATAA